Proteins found in one Silene latifolia isolate original U9 population unplaced genomic scaffold, ASM4854445v1 scaffold_20.1, whole genome shotgun sequence genomic segment:
- the LOC141638491 gene encoding glyoxylate/hydroxypyruvate reductase HPR3-like produces MHVILTSLTHTFPIPLAFSTMANSKTPHQPHPNPNPNPNPKPLLLIHREPVPGLTSFEYLSSYFTLLDPTADVGPDREAYKDTLRAHAGGVRAVYCSGLSQLGKDTMDCLPYLECVVGSSVGTDHIDLAECGRRGISVANIGDAFSTDVAEYAVGLLLDVLRGISTADRFVRVGSWPLCREIPLGFSLTRKRVGIVGLGSIGSRVAKRLIPFGCTIAYTSRRNNPSVPYRFYDTVHNLALESDILILCCTLNDQTRHMINKDVMTALGNKGILINVGRGGLIDEAEMVRFLVEGRLGGVGLDVYENEPSVPKELFGLNNVVMSPHQAVLTPESLQAAKDTALGNLLAFFANKPLLSPVKLD; encoded by the exons ATGCACGTCATTCTCACTAGCCTAACGCATACTTTTCCAATTCCACTCGCATTTTCAACAATGGCAAACTCCAAAACTCCTCACCAACCCCACCcgaacccaaacccaaacccaaacccgaaaCCACTCCTCCTAATACATCGGGAACCCGTCCCCGGACTCACCTCCTTCGAGTACCTTTCCTCATACTTCACCCTGCTGGACCCAACCGCAGACGTGGGCCCTGACAGAGAGGCCTACAAGGACACCCTACGGGCCCACGCAGGTGGAGTCCGAGCTGTGTACTGTTCAGGGCTGTCCCAACTAGGGAAGGACACGATGGATTGCCTTCCTTATTTGGAGTGCGTGGTCGGGTCCTCTGTCGGAACCGACCACATTGATCTTGCTGAGTGTGGCCGTCGTGGGATATCCGTTGCTAATATTGGTGACGCTTTTTCAACTGATGTTGCTGAGTACGCTGTAGGGTTGTTGCTGGATGTGCTTCGGGGAATTTCCACTGCTGATCGGTTTGTTCGGGTCGGGTCTTGGCCTCTTTGTCGGGAGATTCCACTTGGTTTTAGT TTAACCAGGAAACGAGTAGGCATTGTAGGTCTAGGAAGCATCGGTTCACGGGTGGCCAAGAGACTCATTCCATTTGGTTGCACAATTGCATACACCTCAAGGCGCAATAACCCATCAGTTCCATACCGTTTCTACGACACAGTCCATAACTTAGCACTTGAGTCAGACATTCTCATCCTTTGTTGTACCTTAAACGATCAAACCCGCCACATGATCAATAAGGATGTCATGACTGCCTTGGGAAACAAGGGTATTTTGATCAATGTTGGCCGTGGGGGTTTGATCGATGAGGCGGAAATGGTGAGGTTTCTGGTGGAAGGAAGGCTAGGAGGGGTTGGTCTTGATGTGTATGAGAATGAACCAAGCGTGCCTAAGGAGTTGTTTGGTTTGAATAATGTGGTGATGTCACCTCATCAAGCGGTTTTGACTCCTGAATCGCTTCAGGCTGCTAAAGATACTGCATTAGGGAATTTGTTGGCCTTCTTTGCAAACAAGCCCTTGCTAAGTCCTGTAAAATTGGATTAA
- the LOC141638443 gene encoding glyoxylate/hydroxypyruvate reductase HPR3-like, whose amino-acid sequence MTNSSILNPNPNPKPLLLINRVPDYNVSFFKHLSSYFTLLDPTAEVGSDSDKYKDLLRAHASGVRAVYCMGLSPLRKDTLDCLPAVECVVGTAVGTDHIDLTECRRRGIAVTNNGDAFSDDVADCAVGLLLDVLRRISAADRFVRVGSWPLSGAYPLGSSLTRKRVGIVGLGSIGSRVAKRLVPFGCTIAYTSRRYNPSVPYPFYETVHKLALESDILILCCTLTDQTHHMINTDVMTALGNKGVLINVGRGGLINEPEMVRFLVEGRLGGAGLDVFEYEPSVPKELFGLDNVVLSPHQAVLTPESVQASKDAALVNLLAFFANKPLISPVKFD is encoded by the exons ATGACAAACTCCTCAATCTTGAACCCAAACCCGAACCCGAAACCACTACTCCTAATCAACCGAGTACCCGACTACAATGTCTCCTTCTTCAAGCACCTCTCCTCGTACTTCACCCTGCTTGACCCCACCGCTGAGGTGGGGTCCGACAGCGACAAGTACAAAGACCTTCTGCGGGCCCACGCAAGCGGGGTCCGCGCGGTATACTGTATGGGTTTGTCCCCCCTAAGGAAGGACACGCTCGACTGCCTCCCGGCCGTCGAGTGTGTGGTCGGTACCGCTGTTGGTACCGACCATATTGATCTAACTGAGTGTCGTCGCCGTGGGATAGCTGTTACTAATAATGGGGACGCGTTTTCTGATGATGTCGCCGATTGTGCTGTCGGGTTGTTGTTGGATGTGCTCCGAAGAATCTCCGCTGCGGATCGGTTTGTTCGGGTCGGGTCTTGGCCTCTTTCTGGGGCGTATCCGCTTGGTTCCAGT TTAACAAGAAAGCGAGTAGGCATTGTAGGACTGGGAAGCATCGGTTCACGGGTTGCCAAGAGACTCGTTCCATTTGGTTGCACCATTGCATACACCTCAAGGCGCTATAATCCCTCTGTTCCATACCCTTTCTATGAGACCGTTCATAAATTGGCTCTTGAGTCCGATATTCTCATCCTTTGTTGCACCCTGACTGACCAAACACACCACATGATAAATACGGATGTCATGACCGCCTTGGGAAACAAGGGTGTATTGATCAATGTTGGTCGTGGGGGTTTGATCAATGAGCCCGAGATGGTGAGGTTTTTAGTGGAAGGAAGACTAGGAGGAGCTGGTCTTGATGTGTTTGAGTATGAACCAAGCGTGCCTAAGGAGTTGTTTGGTTTGGATAATGTTGTGTTGTCTCCTCATCAAGCGGTCTTGACTCCGGAATCAGTTCAGGCCTCTAAAGATGCTGCTCTAGTGAATTTGTTGGCCTTCTTTGCAAACAAGCCCTTGATAAGTCCTGTAAAATTTGATTAA